The following are encoded together in the Babesia microti strain RI chromosome II, complete genome genome:
- a CDS encoding T-complex protein 1 subunit alpha (overlaps_old_locusTagID:BBM_II01750) yields MICPIYTSITKLNASLPMLSGIIGERITGTELRSANATAIQAVANVLKSSLGPQGLDKMLVDEMGDVTVTNDGATILKQLEVQHPAAKVLVDLSELQDKEVGDGTTSVVLLAAELLKRANNLLAYDIHPTNIISGYKLALKESVKYIKGNLSQDLDKMGKDVIVNIAKTTLSSKYIGSHSDHFASLVVQALMSVKQVGDADKVKYPVSAVNIITAQGKSSKESFIVDGYAIKMSRAAQGMPMVVNNAKIALLDFPLRQYRMQIGVQLNITDPHELEKMRLKEKDITKERIKKIIATGANVVFTTQGIDDMALKYFVEAGIIAVRRVPKKDLKRIAKLTGATIALTMVNIDGDEKFDPSMLGSCSSVYEERLGDWDYIFLKCNKTTKASTIILRGANDFMVAEAERSMHDAICSVSSALEFNSVVPGGGCVETALSIYLEDFARTLGSREQLAIAEFASALLVIPKTLAVNAALDATELMAQLRAYHAKSQFVQESSADRRFKWYGLDLLGGKVRDNLAAGVLEASINKIKAIKFATEAAITILRIDDLIKLKADEQPVEQE; encoded by the exons ATGATTTGCCCAATATATACTAGCATCACTAAACTGAATGCAAGCTTACCAATGTTGAGTGGAATAATCGGTGAAAGGATCACCGGGACGGAGTTACGCTCGGCAAATG CGACGGCTATACAAGCAGTGGCCAACGTTCTCAAGTCCTCGCTAGGGCCGCAAGGGCTGGACAAAATGCTGGTAGATGAGATGGGAGATGTTACGGTCACTAACGACGGTGCAACGATTCTTAAGCAGTTGGAGGTGCAACATCCGGCAGCTAAAGTACTGGTAGACTTATCTGAACTACAGGACAAAGAG GTTGGTGATGGTACTACCTCTGTGGTTTTGTTAGCGGCAGAACTGCTTAAGCGTGCCAACAACCTACTGGCCTATGATATCCATCCTACCAACATCATCAGTGGTTACAAACTAGCGCTTAAAGAAAGcgtcaaatatataaaggGGAATTTATCTCAGGATTTGGATAAGATGGGCAAAGATGTAATTGTGAATATTGCCAAAACCACCCTTTCTTCAAAGTACATTGGCTCACATAGCGACCACTTTGCCTCTCTAGTAGTACAAGCTCTCATGTCAGTTAAGCAG GTTGGAGATGCGGATAAGGTTAAATATCCAGTGTCTGCAGTTAACATTATAACTGCACAAGGGAAGAGTTCAAAAGAATCATTCATAGTGGATGGTTATGCCATTAAGATGTCTAGGGCTGCTCAGGGCATGCCAATGGTGGTTAATaatgcaaaaattgcacTCTTAGATTTCCCATTGAGGCAATACAGGATGCAAATTGGCGTGCAACTTAATATAACAGATCCACATGAACTAGAAAAAATGAGATTAAAAGAAAAGGATATTACAAAGGAGCGGATCAAGAAAATAATTGCCACAGGAGCGAACGTTGTGTTTACAACACAGGGAATTGACGACATGGCTTTAAAATACTTCGTAGAGGCGGGTATTATTGCGGTTAGGAGAGTGCCCAAAAAAGATTTAAAGAGAATAGCCAAATTAACTGGGGCTACAATTGCTTTGACAATGGTAAATATTGATGGGGATGAAAAGTTTGATCCGTCAATGCTAGGTAGTTGCAGTAGCGTATATGAGGAGAGATTAGGCGATTGGGATTATATATTCCTTAAGTGTAATAAAACGACTAAAGCTTCCACTATAATTTTAAGAGGTGCAAACGATTTTATGGTGGCCGAGGCGGAAAGATCTATGCATGATGCCATATGTTCGGTATCAAGTGCTTTGGAATTCAATTCGGTAGTCCCAGGCGGTGGTTGCGTTGAAACTGCTTTATCGATATATTTGGAAGATTTTGCTAGGACATTG GGCTCCAGGGAGCAATTGGCCATAGCGGAATTTGCCAGTGCATTACTCGTTATACCTAAAACTTTGGCAGTAAACGCGGCCCTTGATGCAACTGAACTAATGGCCCAACTGCGTGCCTACCATGCCAAATCTCAGTTTGTCCAGGAATCCTCGGCCGATCGTAGATTTAAATGGTACGGATTGGATTTGTTGGGAGGTAAAGTGAGGGATAATTTGGCAGCAGGTGTCCTAGAAGCCTCTATTAACAAGATTAAGGCGATCAAATTCGCTACAGAAGCTGCAATTACCATTCTACGTATAGATGATCTAATCAAACTTAAGGCTGATGAACAGCCAGTGGAACAGGAATGA
- a CDS encoding ALA-interacting subunit 5 (overlaps_old_locusTagID:BBM_II01740): protein MCAKMDIPDNSRDTSQENNDSSISNEYSKAKNNSVDINVPIIQSERSLYTENNGETSIWSTLDSCHINNMEKIKQLDLNRNKFAFIIYRPIPSVVICLSIGTFMLAIGITMALLGRTIDTVFIQYKESETDPIKFEVKQTLYSPVYMYYRITNFYASHKKYTNDSIYNISDQNRCLAVNKLRELVDFRCFNGKNTLYPGDEGDKICDMTTMDMDIFNRDIYPCGISSATIMTDEYRICTNSDLKNCYEHTMPVDSRDSDIFRNLFEYDENKLVWIDPMNIRLRRWNVSAFGPNFQVLYGIIEQDIPAGTYYLNVKNNTWPSNEWNAEKGIALVTTTIFGGKSTPFMIIIFTIGSLYFLTGIFFLVMHILTCISKKDGLDELTSMEDVSNVKDCSITETMDDGFSEHFDLDDEKVPCLCPYH, encoded by the exons ATGTGTGCTAAAATGGATATTCCGGATAACAGCCGAGATACTTCTCAAGAAAATAACGATTCCAGTATTAGCAATGAATATTCGAAGGCTAAAAACAATTCAGTGGATATTAATGTTCCTATAATCCAATCTGAACGATCGCTATACACTGAGAATAATGGTGAAACAAGCATTTGGAGTACCCTAGACTCATGCcatataaataacatgGAAAAGATTAAACAGCTAGATTTAAATCGTAACAAATTTGCTTTTATAATCTATCGTCCTATCCCTTCCGTCGTTATTTGTCTTTCTATAGGCACTTTCATGTTGGCGATTGGCATTACAATGGCACTTTTGGGTAGAACAATTGATACTGTATTCATACAATACAAAGAATCTGAAACCGATCCCATTAAATTTGAGGTAAAACAGACATTATATTCACCAGTATATATGTACTATcgtataacaaatttttatgcaTCACACAAgaaatatacaaatgattcgatttacaatatatcagATCAAAACAGATGTCTTGCAGTTAACAAACTTCGTGAGCTTGTGGATTTTAGATGTTTTAACGGCAAGAATACGTTATATCCGGGTGATGAAGGGGAtaaaatttgcgatatGACAACAATGGATATGGATATTTTCAACAGAGACATCTACCCTTGTGGTATTTCATCCGCTACCATTATGACTGATGAATATAGAATTTGTACCAATTCTGACctcaaaaattgttatgaaCATACAATGCCTGTTGATTCTAGAGATAGTGACATTTTCAGGaatttatttgaatatgaTGAGAATAAATTGGTTTGGATAGATCCCATGAATATCAGATTGAGGCGTTGGAATGTTAGTGCATTTGGTCCCAATTTCCAAGTGCTATATGGTATAATTGAGCAGGATATACCAGCGGGTACATACTACttaaatgttaaaaataacacatGGCCTTCGAATGAATGGAATGCGGAAAAGGGAATTGCACTGGTAACAACGACAATTTTTGGTGGCAAATCGACACCatttatgataataatatttacaatag gttcCTTATACTTCCTAACTGGTATATTTTTCTTAGTGATGCATATACTAACTTGTATATCAAAGAAAG ATGGGCTGGATGAATTAACAAGCATGGAAGACGTTAGTAATGTGAAAGATTGCAGTATAACTGAAACAATGGATGATGGATTTTCTGAACACTTTGATTTGGATGATGAGAAGGTGCCATGTCTTTGCCCATATCACTAA
- a CDS encoding small subunit ribosomal protein S3Ae (overlaps_old_locusTagID:BBM_II01730), with translation MAIGKNKRVSKGKKGGKKKVVDVFTKKEWYNLKAPVMFHVRNFGKTLVTRSSGTKLATDALKGRIYEVNLADLNADEDQAYRKMSLCCEEVQGKTCLTDFHGMSITRDKLCSLVRKHYSLIEAFTDVKTLDGYHLRLFCIGYTKRSMGQLKSTCYAQTSQKKRIRKRMVETMQREASTVTLKDLVKKLIPESIGKEIEKSCKSIFPLQNVLIRKVKVLKKPKFDISKLMEVHKDATEDMGVPVVAESEEAKNLLTAEVNVSK, from the exons ATGGCTATAGGAAAAAACAAACGTGTGAGCAAGGGTAAAAAAGGTGGTAAGAAGAAGGTTGTAGATGTTTTCACCAAGAAAGAATGGTACAATCTTAAGGCCCCAGTTATGTTTCACGTCCGTAACTTTGGAAAAACGCTGGTTACCAGGAGTAGTGGCACAA AATTGGCTACTGATGCCCTTAAGGGCAGAATCTATGAAGTAAATCTGGCTGATCTAAATGCTGATGAGGATCAAGCCTATAGGAAAATGAGCCTCTGTTGTGAAGAGGTGCAGGGCAAAACTTGTTTGACAGATTTCCATGGTATGAGTATCACTAGAGACAAGCTTTGTTCTCTAGTTCGCAAACATTATTCTCTAATTGAAGCCTTTACAGATGTAAAAACCTTGGATGGGTATCATCTAAGGTTGTTCTGCATTGGGTATACTAAGCGTTCAATGGGTCAACTTAAATCAACATGCTACGCACAAACCAGTCAGAAGAAGAGAATCAGGAAGAGAATGGTAGAGACTATGCAAAGGGAAGCATCCACTGTTACTCTTAAAGATCTagtcaaaaaattaataccCGAGTCCATTGGCaaagaaattgaaaagaGCTGCAAAAGCATATTCCCACTGCAAAACGTGCTGATCAGAAAAGTAAAGGTATTGAAGAAGCCCAAGTTTGATATTTCCAAGCTTATGGAAGTTCACAAGGATGCTACGGAGGATATGGGTGTACCTGTTGTTGCGGAATCAGAAGAGGCCAAAAATCTCTTAACTGCAGAAGTCAATGTCTCCAAGTAG
- a CDS encoding Histidine protein methyltransferase 1 homolog (overlaps_old_locusTagID:BBM_II01755): protein MNVTLDLYKLLRNAYLCDLDTDNVQYKRLLEHSIHSISFNTQLMLNQSNSDILYVESSEEDSQILVKNGVYEGGFAIWESNWHFLKFLQSHLASNSTKGKVLDLGCGCGFVGLLAFLKGYEVCFQDMNQEVLERSVLSNFILNYWFTCIKESNDLTNFSPEKLVNLDPITLVNIIGSDLNDSILTTDVLLDKMIKSKWFGNLCDKGPQNCISLTCSTWDKLIRNPKNGLVFDYILSSETLYRTQEYSNIVDILEKYLSATGIAYFATKRFYFGIGGGSFEFIDHVQNRPNTLKAGITESINNKHSCNVIDIIKVYKHNNSQLN from the exons ATGAATGTCACGTTAGATCTATACAAATTGCTAAGGAATGCGTATCTGTGCGATTTGGATACGGATAATGTACAATACAAACGACTTCTAGAACATTCCATTCATAGTATTTCATTtaatacacaattaatgCTGAATCAATCAAACTCAGACATATTGTATGTAGAATCTAGTGAAGAGGATTCTCAAATTTTG GTCAAAAATGGAGTGTATGAGGGTGGATTTGCCATATGGGAGTCCAACTGgcattttttgaaatttttacaatctcATCTTGCGTCTAATAGTACTAAGGGCAAGGTGTTGGATTTGGGCTGCGGATGTGGGTTCGTAGGTCTGTTGGCATTTCTAAAAGGGTACGAAGTATGTTTCCAGGACATGAACCAAGAGGTGCTAGAGCGGTCTGTGCTCAGCAATTTCATACTAAATTACTGGTTCACATGTATAAAGGAATCCAATGACTTGACTAATTTTTCTCCTGAAAAATTAGTCAATCTGGATCCTATAACACTCGTTAACATTATTGGCAGCGATTTAAATGATAGTATACTAACTACGGATGTATTATTAGATAAGATGATTAAATCCAAATGGTTCGGTAATTTATGCGATAAAGGTCCACAAAATTGCATTAGTTTAACTTGCTCCACATGGGATAAACTCATTCGTAATCCTAAAAACGGTTTGGTATTTGATTACATACTTTCATCGGAGACGCTATATCGCACACAAGAATACAGTAATATTGTAGATATACTAGAAAAGTATTTATCCGCAACTGGAATTGCTTATTTTGCCACTAAACGCTTTTATTTTGGCATTGGCGGGGGatcatttgaatttatagaTCATGTGCAGAATCGTCCCAATACACTCAAAGCTGGTATTACTGAAAGTATTAATAACAAGCATAGTTGTAATGTTatagatataattaaaGTTTATAAACACAATAATTCACAACTAAACTAA
- a CDS encoding hypothetical protein (overlaps_old_locusTagID:BBM_II01735) yields the protein MGNKRQVIGPPIPPPPAPSLRLSKFSISQQYKIGVPDTLLNRIEKYTFTQPNEQIRNVFDIIQYCGIAIPSIFGPIHTPNEFHDKILKAYHHSLRVLLFYHYRKGGSLQSIIKYRDNILILDSNVNARSVIWQFAKSENTTISNTNKWHFLYHENKMSNKKLIVFRDIRTHMLNDYAKYLISLLNISNDTAIQLLTMLLYKTLSCSENSFLRLVKTLFSSLSNYYLSLLSQIAVEFIKHGNMPIETLRRLADRWLPIFISQETPHTEALFVQIILSSPDQLAHLHTSTVGENCHFCSNSLLFLLSLIRTSRQFLSILAKYHQASKTAFTLFVSLAKDERFGDSSLMLRAEATNAIVQLWLSPAKFHILTLGPSVIHILGEICRLQTIQINVWKPLVEDCIDDNRVKLLDIMSSNVNHFDKFRIYREIDTIDYSLKMDNLYTVFSRQFLRPYCVTNLDHIDTSYYLAPLIVNYLTKTNVTNEQLQQGIAGVLVRLLCEMTTKAPLAYLFSARLSLFIHWISLHRCTLLKLGIKGLLSDDPDVTAFQNGEYLNKLPDNHIYDLNESKQFYLTLPEMSYNDTQQLGVSKVLFGIMEADNKQGLALLDFLCHITIHYYPSAKLSYLSLILSMYSEMDRDIKSGETVPFVNAGNNFKFSKYNIVSIISLCLGVKRIIVTLKGLSGCCDEINKPLEYIFSKKYPVSPNVKVAVNIQYDINKSKLEIPLLKLVLRHLLEFYIDRRINAKYYRHLHLTNLSISDLACKGVNVNDEKIGTVTPQLQDAIRRISLKVSEFNDIPTFLSVFSNKLINSSGELDDIDNTDTDSVGFYEFINRMAENFNGINFDNITNASNQFDKFGQIITSHFIAKLISIHLFGDSDDAYTRLTACLSKKYTLTQVINCIKHNQSTDNEILPFLMNETEFKDLVGDHAAVNDVTIIPFNMLTNNTINGNHGGSIGLLKWKCDWLLVCAKITSSMAVLGSIKAGNILSKIEKQVHGSLMSKISVNDKRDLRVSTLLPYKQLDLALNKIAEFLQATNNVEYVCIALNILWNLVISSLPRVNLVSPLIKILLTVNSQMNNPQIMNFQVNNLNTLASLVTTIFLLWITADPLQSLIAFTKVTPSGSPSSVVSWRSIENFVKYSMRDSSALECRFNDVNLQFAEFTLPLAHKIFMGNIKI from the coding sequence ATGGGCAACAAGCGGCAAGTGATTGGACCCCCAATACCACCGCCTCCTGCGCCATCACTAAGGCTTTCCAAGTTTTCCATATCCCAGCAATACAAAATTGGTGTACCTGACACATTACTAAACAGAATAGAAAAATACACCTTCACTCAGCCTAATGAACAAATACGAAATgtatttgatataatacaatattgCGGTATTGCCATACCGTCAATTTTTGGTCCCATTCATACGCCTAACGAATTTCACgacaaaatattaaaagCTTACCATCATTCCCTAAGGGTCTTGTTATTTTACCACTATCGCAAAGGTGGAAGTCTCCAATCTATCATTAAATACCGAGATAACATACTGATTCTAGACTCAAATGTTAATGCTAGGAGTGTGATTTGGCAATTCGCCAAATCAGAAAACACAACCATCAGTAATACAAATAAGTGGCATTTTTTGTACCATGAAAACAAGATGTCTAATAAGAAATTGATTGTTTTCAGGGACATTCGCACGCATATGTTAAATGACTATGCAAAATACCTAATTTcactattaaatatatcgaATGATACAGCAATACAGCTGTTAACAATGTTGTTGTACAAAACTTTGTCTTGTTCtgaaaattcatttttgagACTGGTAAAAACACTCTTTTCATCTCTTTCCAATTACTACCTGTCACTACTCTCTCAAATCGCagttgaatttattaaacatgGTAATATGCCCATTGAGACATTACGTCGGTTAGCAGATCGTTGGTTgccaatatttatatctcAAGAAACTCCGCATACAGAGGCTTTGTTTgtccaaattattttatcatcaCCTGATCAATTGGCTCACCTACACACATCAACGGTTGGTGaaaattgtcatttttgTTCCAACTCGttgctatttttattatcgCTAATAAGGACCAGCAGGCAGTTTTTATCAATCTTAGCAAAATACCATCAAGCTTCAAAGACTGCATTTACTTTGTTCGTATCACTAGCAAAAGATGAAAGGTTTGGTGATTCTAGCTTGATGCTTAGGGCTGAGGCTACAAATgctattgtacaattatgGTTATCACCAGCTAAATTCCATATTTTGACTTTGGGGCCAAGtgttatacatattttggGCGAAATTTGCCGTCTCCAAACGATACAGATTAATGTATGGAAACCACTAGTTGAGGATTgtattgatgataatagGGTCAAATTGCTAGATATAATGAGTAGCAATGTCAAtcattttgacaaatttcgTATTTATCGTGAGATTGACACCATTGATTATAGTCTtaaaatggataatttatacacTGTATTTTCTAGACAATTTTTACGACCATATTGCGTGACAAATTTGGATCATATAGACACGAGCTATTACTTGGCTCCATTGatagtaaattatttgacaaaaaCAAATGTTACAAATGAACAGCTGCAACAGGGTATTGCTGGAGTTTTGGTAAGACTCCTATGTGAAATGACAACAAAAGCTCCCCTCGCATATTTGTTTAGTGCAAGGCTATCGCTTTTTATTCATTGGATATCACTTCACCGCTGCACTCTGTTAAAGTTGGGTATTAAAGGATTACTTAGTGATGACCCAGATGTCACGGCATTTCAAAATGGCgaatatttgaataaattaccGGATAATCACATATATGATCTGAATGAATCGAAACAATTCTACCTAACACTCCCAGAAATGAGTTATAATGATACACAACAGCTGGGGGTGTCCAAGGTATTGTTCGGAATTATGGAAGCAGATAATAAGCAGGGTCTAGCCTTGCTAGATTTCCTATGTCATATAACTATTCATTACTATCCCTCAGCAAAACTTTCttatttatcattgattTTATCGATGTACTCTGAAATGGACCGGGACATTAAAAGTGGAGAAACTGTGCCATTTGTTAACGCAGGTAACAACTTTAAGTTTAGCAAATATAACATTGTTAGCATTATTTCACTGTGCCTTGGCGTCAAACGCATAATAGTAACACTCAAAGGATTGAGCGGTTGTTGCGACGAAATTAACAAGCCGTTGGAGTAtatattttccaaaaaatatcCAGTTTCTCCTAATGTTAAGGTGGCAgttaatatacaatatgatatcaataaatcaaaaCTAGAGATTCCCCTTTTGAAGTTGGTGTTAAGACACCTATTAGAATTTTACATTGATCGTAGAATCAACGCTAAGTATTACAGGCATTTACACTTGACAAATCTAAGTATAAGCGATTTGGCATGCAAAGGTGTAAACgtaaatgatgaaaaaatAGGTACAGTAACACCACAATTACAAGATGCGATTAGGAGAATTAGTCTAAAAGTGAGTGAATTTAACGACATTCCCACATTTTTGAGTGTATTttccaataaattaataaattcaagtGGTGAATTGGATGATATTGACAATACTGATACTGACAGCGTTGGTTTCTATGAATTCATAAATAGAATGGCTGAGAATTTTAATGGAatcaattttgacaatataactaatgcaagtaatcaatttgataaatttggtCAAATTATAACTTCACATTTTATAGcgaaattaatttcaatacACTTGTTTGGTGATAGTGATGATGCATATACCCGTCTGACAGCCTGTCTgtctaaaaaatatactcTCACTCAAGTAATTAACTGTATTAAGCATAATCAAAGTACAGATAATGAGATATTGCCTTTTTTAATGAATGAGACTGAGTTCAAGGATCTAGTTGGAGATCATGCAGCTGTTAATGATGTTACAATCATCCCCTTCAATATGTTGACCaacaatacaattaatgGTAATCATGGCGGTTCAATTGGATTGCTAAAATGGAAATGCGACTGGCTACTTGTGTGTGCAAAAATAACATCATCCATGGCAGTTTTGGGATCTATCAAGGCTGGTAACATATTAAGTAAGATTGAGAAGCAAGTTCACGGCTCATTAATGAGTAAAATTAGTGTGAATGATAAGAGAGACTTGAGAGTTTCTACCCTATTGCCatataaacaattggaTCTTGcactaaataaaattgccGAATTCCTGCAGGCAACAAATAATGTGGAGTATGTTTGTATTGCgttgaatattttgtggAATTTGGTAATATCATCGTTGCCCCGAGTGAATCTTGTCAGTCCTCTAATTAAGATATTGTTAACTGTGAATTCCCAAATGAATAATCCTCAGATAATGAATTTTCAGGTGAATAATCTTAATACATTGGCATCTTTAGTCACtactatatttttattatggATAACCGCTGACCCATTGCAATCTTTGATAGCATTTACTAAAGTAACTCCTTCGGGTAGCCCATCGTCTGTCGTTTCCTGGAGGagtattgaaaattttgtgaaGTATTCTATGCGCGATAGCAGTGCTTTGGAGTGTAGGTTTAATGATGTGAATTTGCAATTCGCTGAATTTACACTGCCCTTGGCGCATAAGATATTCATGGGTAATATcaaaatatga
- a CDS encoding conserved Plasmodium membrane protein, unknown function (overlaps_old_locusTagID:BBM_II01755) — protein MILSKKSERLPYNKDAKLNSGNIIDPVRYIFRVILTSADALFLVYLAWASQQVSNLNISYLRKANTFKSLSLIWAMKFFWALFYDKLSFTFTGNYYRFKYAISLVNYYMHSLLNSIAVFVKKGKFKLQFDLSEYPIDTHVYKSDRKSQMVILSHLLTLIGLQIITITHWIMPFELLKLNENLQYIKFFGILLVGFSIVGQSSASDVRVYCDVRELSTDKQTLVVCEVLAYKALFGLMAQFLLFRNKLHLFKYFIVSKCLIVILILISREDINKSLQTRYISNKRVDNFEILVPCLWFFIILHCGIDSRWYFQLFGMRDFPWSRIFDVLTAFSNQLAKIAILIAIGMYINFNSFPKLFPFSIAICLVLKLIGLVLLKVNIDPAYTLSLVLLEVICSSFVQQAVLVCILMICINAPTKIPIAFMSLPTVVMHYSTILRYSSSIWDSILSAQSSLVTIQTISISIYLVALVTCWNIKFDEITSKVRDLHTSYLKKLNKQRTRDCYKDGVGDENFWVCDD, from the exons ATGATTCTGTCAAAGAAAAGCGAGCGTCTTCCATATAATAAAGATGCGAAACTCAATTCAGGCAATATTATTGACCCTGTAcgatatatttttagaGTGATTTTGACATCTGCCGATGCACTTTTCCTAGTTTATTTAGCATGGGCATCACAACAAGTTTCTAATCTAAACATATCGTATCTACGCAAAGCGAATACTTTTAAATCACTATCACTAATTTGGgcaatgaaatttttttggGCCCTTTTTTACGACAAACTAAGCTTTACATTCACTGGAAACTATTATCGCtttaaatatgcaatttCACTAGTTAACTATTATATGCATTCTCTACTAAACTCCATTGCAGTTTTTGTAAAGAAGGGgaaatttaaattacaatttgacCTTAGTGAATACCCAATTGATACGCACGTATACAAAAGTGATAGAAAGTCCCAGATGGTAATTCTTTCACATTTGCTAACCCTTATAGGACTGCAGATAATCACAATTACTCATTGGATCATGCCATTTGAATTGCTCAAACTCAACgaaaatttgcaatatatcaaattttttggcaTATTGTTGGTTGGATTTTCTATTGTTGGACAAAGCTCTGCTAGTGATGTCAGAGTCTATTGTGATGTAAGGGAATTAAGCACTGATAAACAGACGTTAGTTGTATGCGAAGTGCTCGCTTATAAGGCTTTATTTGGTTTGATGGCCCAGTTTTTACTTTTCCGTAATAAGTTGCACCTTTTCAAGTACTTTATTGTTTCAAAATGTCTAATTGTCATTCTAATACTGATCTCTCGGGAGGATATTAATAAGTCATTACAAACCAGATATATATCCAATAAGAGGGTAGATAACTTTGAAATTCTAGTGCCATGCCTGTGGTTTTTCATAATTCTGCACTGTGGTATTGACAGCAGGTGGTATTTTCAGCTATTCGGTATGAGAGACTTCCCTTGGTCCAGAATATTCGATGTACTGACCGCTTTTTCCAATCA ACTTgctaaaattgcaatattaATTGCCATTGGGAtgtatatcaattttaactCCTTCCCCAAGTTATTCCCCTTTTCCATCGCAATATGTCTTGTATTGAAACTAATAGGCCTGGTACTACTTAAGGTGAATATCGATCCGGCATATACACTTTCACTGGTATTACTAGAGGTTATATGCTCATCATTTGTGCAACAGGCAGTTTTAGTCTGTATCTTG ATGATTTGCATAAACGCACCAACCAAAATTCCAATCGCCTTCATGTCCCTTCCTACTGTTGTTATGCACTACTCCACAATATTACGCTACTCATCTTCCATTTGGGACTCCATCCTCTCGGCTCAGTCATCACTAGTAACAATACAGACTATATCAATCTCGATATATCTGGTGGCTCTAGTTACCTGCTGGAACATAAAGTTCGACGAAATTACTAGCAAGGTTCGAGATTTACACACTTCTTATCTTAAGAAGTTAAATAAACAACGTACGAGAGATTGTTATAAGGACGGAGTTGGAGACGAAAATTTTTGGGTATGCGATGACTAA
- a CDS encoding hypothetical protein (overlaps_old_locusTagID:BBM_II01760) codes for MHINYKLIITGLVSIALATSITLAVIYLPNRSCPGNNGVGGGSGDNNSGIIPNDPHPCCNNLRQKPQYQTKPENELVNDDRDLNFNKIRGGKQIITFTVPSIDDLKNKRLSDSEFILSEKANPLISSGDSKNVIVFEVKNDNEKLMGSVEVGQWEVTITTSCIRRIVIFDSNEVSDNIPMYIYIVDYFEGGNSTVSKFFFANNRWNADFTNHTPNAA; via the coding sequence ATGCATATCAActacaaattaattataaccGGGTTAGTATCCATCGCATTGGCTACTTCAATCACCCTTGCCGTCATATACTTGCCTAACCGCTCTTGTCCAGGAAACAATGGCGTTGGCGGTGGATCTGGTGATAATAACAGTGGCATAATTCCAAATGATCCACACCCCTGTTGTAACAATCTTAGACAAAAACCCCAATACCAAACCAAGCCAGAAAATGAACTAGTCAATGATGATAGAGATTTGAACTTTAATAAGATCAGAGGTGGCAAGCAAATCATCACCTTTACTGTCCCTTCCATAGATGATCTCAAGAATAAAAGATTATCCGACTCTGAATTCATTTTATCAGAAAAGGCAAATCCATTGATTTCCTCCGGCGACAGTAAAAACGTTATTGTATTCGAAGTAAAAAACGATAATGAGAAGTTAATGGGTAGTGTTGAAGTTGGTCAATGGGAAGTTACTATCACCACATCATGCATCAGACGTATCGTTATTTTCGATTCCAATGAAGTTTCAGATAACATTCccatgtatatatatatcgtGGACTACTTTGAAGGAGGTAATAGCACTGTTTCAAAATTCTTTTTCGCGAATAATAGATGGAACGCTGATTTCACCAATCACACACCTAATGCTGCTTAA